In Oncorhynchus kisutch isolate 150728-3 linkage group LG5, Okis_V2, whole genome shotgun sequence, a genomic segment contains:
- the cdc42 gene encoding cell division control protein 42 homolog isoform X1, which translates to MQTIKCVVVGDGAVGKTCLLISYTTNKFPSEYVPTVFDNYAVTVMIGGEPYTLGLFDTAGQEDYDRLRPLSYPQTDVFLVCFSVVSPSSFENVKEKWVPEITHHCPKTPFLLVGTQIDLRDDPSTIEKLAKNKQKPITPETAEKLARDLKAVKYVECSALTQKGLKNVFDEAILAALEPPEPKKKRKCVLL; encoded by the exons ATGCAGACGATCAAATGTGTTGTGGTGGGGGATGGAGCTGTGGGTAAAACCTGTCTGCTCATCTCCTACACCACAAACAAGTTCCCCTCTGAATACGTACCCACG gTGTTTGACAACTATGCTGTAACTGTAATGATAGGAGGGGAGCCCTACACCCTGGGGTTGTTTGACACTGCAG GTCAGGAGGACTATGACAGGTTACGGCCTCTGAGTTACCCCCAGACAGACGTCTTCCTCGTCTGTTTCTCCGTCGTATCCCCCTCTTCCTTCGAAAACGTAAAAGAAAAG tgggtTCCAGAGATCACCCATCACTGTCCAAAGACCCCGTTCCTGTTGGTGGGGACTCAGATAGATCTGCGAGACGACCCATCCACCATAGAGAAGCTGGCCAAGAACAAGCAGAAGCCCATCACTCCTGAGACTGCAgagaaactggccagagacctcAAGGCTGTCAAATATGTTGAGTGCTCAGCTCTCACGCAG AAAGGCCTAAAGAATGTGTTTGATGAGGCGATACTGGCTGCGCTGGAGCCTCCCGAGCCCAAGAAGAAACGCAAATGTGTGCTACTATGA
- the cdc42 gene encoding cell division control protein 42 homolog isoform X2: MQTIKCVVVGDGAVGKTCLLISYTTNKFPSEYVPTVFDNYAVTVMIGGEPYTLGLFDTAGQEDYDRLRPLSYPQTDVFLVCFSVVSPSSFENVKEKWVPEITHHCPKTPFLLVGTQIDLRDDPSTIEKLAKNKQKPITPETAEKLARDLKAVKYVECSALTQRGLKNVFDEAILAALEPPETQRKRKCCIF, from the exons ATGCAGACGATCAAATGTGTTGTGGTGGGGGATGGAGCTGTGGGTAAAACCTGTCTGCTCATCTCCTACACCACAAACAAGTTCCCCTCTGAATACGTACCCACG gTGTTTGACAACTATGCTGTAACTGTAATGATAGGAGGGGAGCCCTACACCCTGGGGTTGTTTGACACTGCAG GTCAGGAGGACTATGACAGGTTACGGCCTCTGAGTTACCCCCAGACAGACGTCTTCCTCGTCTGTTTCTCCGTCGTATCCCCCTCTTCCTTCGAAAACGTAAAAGAAAAG tgggtTCCAGAGATCACCCATCACTGTCCAAAGACCCCGTTCCTGTTGGTGGGGACTCAGATAGATCTGCGAGACGACCCATCCACCATAGAGAAGCTGGCCAAGAACAAGCAGAAGCCCATCACTCCTGAGACTGCAgagaaactggccagagacctcAAGGCTGTCAAATATGTTGAGTGCTCAGCTCTCACGCAG CGAGGGCTGAAGAATGTATTTGATGAAGCTATCCTAGCCGCCCTAGAGCCACCAGAGACGCAAAGAAAGAGGAAGTGCTGTATATTCTAA